The window CCATTAGAAGTGGAGATATTCCTAAAGGTTCTTCTAGAGTACTCTTCTGGCCACGGGGCATCTCATCATTATCAAAGAGATCCTAGAAAATAATCAGCAATTATAATCAACTAATTCTCAAGGAGGAAATCAACACATAATTCTCAATTTGCTAGTAGAAAACCTCGGTGTCATCTAGTGGTGCTCGAGGCTGAAGCAAAGGTTGTGGTTCGTCATGAACCTGTATTGGTAGGAGAGAAAGGTGTCATGTAAGGGATACACTGCACAAATATATGAACCACAAACATTCTCCCTAGTAGAATACACTTTTTGACAATTTCAGCAAGGAAATAACAAAGAAAATGATGGGGTCTCGGAAGACATTAATCAATGAATCACTTATAGGGTCAGTTTCATCTTCATGGGTCTCCTTTTACAGACAAAATTCATGTTTCCCTTTGAAAAGGCTTGGATACCAAGGGAAAGATATTCAGATATGTAGAAACGATTTATAAACTGAAAACCAAGATCAATTGAAGAGCAGTTCTGCTCTCAAGATCTTGgaactttattttttcttgttatCTGAGTGAATCCTTGTACATTATTCCTAGCTGTTATTTATGAGTATTGGATTGAAAACAGATAGCTAAATATAAGGAATGATATATACTCAATATCTTGATTCCAAAAGCAGGGGAAGGCATGTCTTCTAGGGAATTATGTTGAGTTGTTTCAAGCAGAACATAGTAAAATTAGGGGAATGTTATTTCCCTTTTTACTCCATATAGTGCATACTCTACTAATTATTATACTAGCCCTATACTAATAGTAAATACTATCATTATACTACTAAGAATTTATCTTATTACTATTGTTACATAGTTCTATTTTGAACTTAATATCCTAGATTCCACATGAACTAGCACATACATATGGCATAACTGAAAGTACAGTCATTTTGATGAAAGGGGTCAATTTATCTGGCATAAGAATTATTGAATTTACCATTTGCAGATTATGGCTGTCATCCTTTGAGCTTGATACAGGCACCTTACAAACATCCATGTCAGTTTCATCAATTGAAGTATTTTTCATATCTGCACAACACGCTCCCAACTCCACTCCATCTATCTCCTCAGATTTGTCAACCCGTTGAAACTGAACTGAATCACTGGGATCATAATCCCTAGTCAATCCCTCGGAGGGAGGGTTGTTAAGAGAATTAACTGAAGCTGAAGCTGAAGCTGAAGCAGACCTGTCACTAATCAAATTCAGTAACATGGATTCACTATAAAGGTATTCAAGTTTAATATAGTAGCATTCTCACTTCTTCAACATCTCAAGTTTCCTTTGCCTTATCTTTTCCAGAACTGATCCTATAGGCTTGTGTACAATTGGTATTGGCTTGAACGCTGCACCACTAGTTTCTAGGAAGTTGATGATTCAAATAAATATCAGCAATTTGTTGGACAATCAACAAATGTAAGAAGGTTTAAATCAAACAGGAAAACATGGATTATACCTCTCAATAACTTCTGAGACTCAGCGTGAAGCAGCTGAAGATATTCTCTTCTTTCCTGTAAATTGGTGATGGGAAATCATGTTTGATAACATAGGGATAtgattgatgaaaaaaaaagagtGCAAGAAGTAAGCATATCTAGAACAGTGTACCTTTTCCTCTCTTCTTTTGTTAGAGGAAGACGTTTTGGGCTTCACATCATTCCCCTCGCTCCTGtcttccttctttttcttttttcctttaCTTTCATCAAAATTCCTTTTCTTTGCCTTGGAAACATTAACATCAGAATCCTCTACGGAATTCCCTTCTACAGGCTTCTCATCACCTCTATCAACGAAACTTTCATCAACATCATCGTGCTCAACGCCAAAATCCAGAGATCTCTTAGCTTCTTTACGATCCACCGCAGGAGACACTAGATCAGAATTGAACTCAATATCCGCATCGAAGCTCTCGGAATTCGATAGATTTGGCGAGTAATCTTTGTTGGCTACTTCAGACCGCTCTAAGGCTTCTAGCTTTGAAAAGATCGATGAAGACGCTAAAAGATCGGCCTGCATAGGTTGAGATGGTGCGGCATCGATGATACCAGTTGCTTTCTTTAAGCGTTTCAGCCGGCGATGGTGAAGTTGGGGGGAAGCTTCTTTGGGAGGAGAAAATGAGTCGTAAAGATCGTCACTCTCCATTTGAGATTCGATCTAAGGGTTTGAATGGTTCAGGCGGCTATATAACTTTTATAGCGCTTTGAAATGTTGTGATGGGAGGCGCGCAATACATCACTAAAAGGCGGGAAAATGATCCAAGGGGAAATTCTCAACTGGGTAACTTAATTTAAgagatttattcaaataatccctTTAACTTATTATTGGAGCATATAACATTATAACTTACTTCACTTGCTTGCcagatttttattttgttgttaaaaCTTGTCTATTAAGTGTGAATAAGGATGACCATTTGAAATCGCTCCGTAGTAACTGAACTGAATTGTCTTGTTTATGGCGGTTTTTTCTCGGTTTGATTAGTAGTTGACCAAAGATGGGACAGATATGATATTTGTGTCTCATGCCCTGACTGGCCCCGATTTCACCTCGATTCTGTCATGAATATTATAAACatggttaaatatataaaatatcgatatatttatttactaattatattttacaagtgttgtaattttatttccttataataatataaaattttaatatattacaatatattatatttaaaaaattcgtttatataattttattttatacattttttattttagaaaaaatatggtATAAACGATACTCGTGGGTATTCTCCTAAACCGGACgggaatagaaaaaaaatatttgaagtaaAAATAGAGCGGGGATGGTAAATACATTACCGGTCCCGAACCGCCTTATTGTCATCCCTAGTTGTTATCCTCACGTTGATAGTTTTTGTAACCGAACTCAATAAATTTTCTAAACCTtgcttttttgtttttgatcattaaattgtttatttttctaatatatttaaatgagtgtgttcatcggttcagttttaggttattcgagtttttttattcaagttctttgaattgttattatttttaaacaaattcaaaaactgaacaaaatattaaaattcgaattcaactgaattgaatattcaaaatattgaacacatacacaattatattttttattaaaataattgtcttCACGTTTTTTTACATTCACTGCCAACAATTTTTATGGGCTAAAATGATatgaatttgaatatataataaaatatataattatttagttgtatataataaaatatataatatataataaaataaataataaaaaatgaattctttTTCGAGTTGAAATTTTAACTcgaaaatcaaactaaaaattgtatttgaattcaaattggtttaaaatttgattcGAACACTGAAAATGAACTTCAAATTCgatttattcaaattcggtgATTTCGAATTCGGTCGAATATTTatttcagaccaaatattgaacacccttatttagattatatcataatttttttttatctatatcgTATATCGTACCGAAAATTTTTGATAGGAAAAATCATATCGTTATTATACCCTTATTTCAGTATATCGTTATCTTGGTAGGATAAACATAACATACCGAATATTAAATGTATAccgtgatttttttttgtatggtatcgatattttaacattaatatcgaataatattaaaattttgttatactttgatttattttttaaaattatatttataatatcattaatataaaatatttttaaaaaatctgttAAGattagagaaaattaattaaagttaaacCCTCagatttatattcaaaataaaataaatttattaagatttgtTGATTCGTTTATAATCGTTGGAATTTGTTGATATATTCTTAATCCAattattgaaattgaaaattaaaacataattatttatatgtaatatatatatattcggtATATAGTAATGTATCGaattttgaatattcatatttttattgtattggTAATTTCAATATGAATACtataccttatatttttttgatatataaaaaaatgtaattttttcaATCCTATATAAGTCTCAAACTTGTTAATGAACCTCAGTTTTCGACTCattattttactaaattatTTAGCAGAATTTTAATATAGATTAATGatacaaacaaaatatcaaacattGTAGTTTTTATGATGAGCATTTTACACttatttttctatcaatctcttaccatttaaatattatgatcTCATTCGGAACATTTTATGCACATATACCTTGTATCATCAACCATCCGTTtctcattaatatattatatatatatttttataattattttaaatttactgATCTCAGCAAGGaggaaattaaaaattacagtTTGAATgagtttgaaccaaatttaaaataattttaatttttagtggggttgaataaaataatgaagaaattataaatttaactaagGATGAAAgtgagtttaatttttatttatttataaaagaaaatagtgaataaaaatgaaaaaaaaaacaattagggAGTCATGTTCCTTTTCCTAgcgtaaaaaaaaaattttttttttttttttgttttgtttaagaaCTCAATCTAGATCCATTCCAAAAGAGagtcattatatataatattaaaaattatatattattaaaccaacataaatttaattaaacaaaaatttaattaaatttctatacaattaaatataataaaaatattttaaatttaatttgtaactgataaaataataaagaaattgtccaactaaataaaattgtccaaccaaataaataatcacCTCAACTACGTCTCaacatttgaaaaataattataacaagatatttgttatcaaatataaattaataaaataacaattaattaacacataaataaataatttttattgaaataatttattatatatgtttttattgacGTTGGATTTATAAATGTCATCATTAAggtgaaattataaataaataaaaattaattgaaaaaaattaagatataataaaaataaaataaaaagtcaaaAGTAACtattatgtaaatataataatattattattttttaaaaaactgaaatatattaatttattaataattatttattataaaatatgatttaaatataaaaaataaataaatttaaaagataaaaatacccctaaattatatatatataaaaaaatcatatcaaacaaattttaaaaaataactaaaatctaaataatatgaaacaaaaataaaataaattaatatatctaacatcattttttttttctctctctcaatcaATCAATGCTTAAAGAATCTTAAATTGCATACTCAACACCTTcctctaaattatatatataaagattgaATGAACCTGGTCTCACCTTGATTTGaacattttgtattattttcgattaacattttaatcttaaaccatttaaaattattaatttatatttataatttttctatattattatataattatataattaactattcaaaataaattacttacattaaaaataaatatcatcctttaactttataaaaataaaaatttgttaaatagtTCAGTTGATTagtgtaatttatatataatgataaatttcaattcaaaacaaatgttttatcttttaaattataaacatttaaataaacatctTATATTATAAACCACGGATGAATTTTTAGGAGTGGAGTGTAAACCAGAAAGTAAGCTAGTATAATATTCTATTGGCATCAAACCACTTTATCAATATGTgtttaatataatcaaaattgaGATATCAGATTTTAAGTTTAAGACTTTTATCACTTTAAAATTAGCTTAAGTAGCTAGCTTGCATATTAATGTTGTTAAATTGTAAATGTTGAATTGAATGTAAACTTTGGTAAAATATGAGATCATGCATTATTCTAATGGATGACAATCccatatgataaattaaaataaaatgggaaaattattttaataaataaaattattgtattaataagttattttaatagaacggtgagaaaaaaatgaagatgtGGTCGAGGGGTGGGGTATCCAAAGGAACCCCACAAATAATTGGTTTAATTTTCGATTTTGAGTAATACTTGTTTGGAACCAAatggtttttgtttatttactcATTGACGGAACTAAAACGGGGCCAGCATGAACTTGTGCCCCAGTCCCCGTCTGACTCCTCATCCTTCAGAGACTACGAGTATAATAGAAGTGtaagatataattaatataataggtTTATGTAGTATAAACAGCTGTAGTATTGCGGTAATAAATACATTTAGTCTAGCCTAACCTACATGGGTTCGGTTACTAGATTTAtccaaaccaaatcaaatcccatttgtcattttttattgaactaaattattattttatttctttgaatcattgtatttttttttaagaaaataagatttGATTGATGTTATTATTTGAATGGTTATAAAATTTGCGattatagagaaaataaataagataagttTGAAAGAAGGATAGATGAGAAAGAAGAGGATATAATAGATTAGAGAGTGAAATAAGAttaatttaggttttttttgtttttaaattaatatactGTATATAATATCTTATCATTTTTGAAAAGCTTAATACttgattaaatttttgtatatatatatatatataaaatgtcatttttgaaatttatttatcattttttttttgtataattgaatatttaaaaagtcaattttttttttttataaaaaaatatcaaaattatgttaaacagGTAAATAATAGTTtacaaaagtaaaaataaattaattatctaaaagaTGTTAAACCAAAATATGAAATTGAGTATCTATTGGTTCTCAATCGATAATTCGGATTAATTATCCATTTTTTCCGACTAAGTACGGTTTGAATTcggataataatttaaatttataatatttgtgaaaaattaataaaaatattatgattgaattactcttaaattaaataagaaaaaaagaaaaatttaataaatttattaagatttacaattatataattttaaaaaataaaataaaataaattacactttaatataatttttttatataattggaagtaaattttttactaaaattttatttacatttccTTACTTTAGCTCTATCTTATTAGTATAGGGACTTGAATGACAAAATATGATATTCTGAGTGGTGACCCAAAAAGAAATATCTAAATAGCACGCACTAGTGCAGCCCGGTAAGAGTTCATTTCGAAGCAAAGCCCTAATAAGTTCCCGCCATTGCTAAATCTGGCGCGAGTTCTAAAATGCCTGCATTCTCTTCATCATCTATTTCCACTTCTGAATCTCTTTTTTAATTTCTCCCACTGGTTTTAGGTCTTAGGTGTTTACGCCTTACTTTCGGCTGACCCTACTACGATTCGCTGTTCTGTTCGACGACATCAATCCGTGTTCATCTATCTTCGCATCGTTCTGATTTGTTCCGATTTCTCCTCCTGAAATAGTTTCCAGGTACTTTCTTCTCTTTCATTTTCTGTCGATCTATCGAAAGATTTTTACTTTTTTCCATTGTTAACGGAGGTTCAGTGAAAGAAACCTAGGTTTCTTTATAGATCCGTTTTAGCTTATATGAAAATCGATTTGTTAGGAAATTAAGAATATTGTCGTGCATTTAGCATTGCGAATCTTAATCGTTTGAATAGAGGGATGGTATTAAGCGATGAAATCGTTTCTTGATTACATGGTTCTTCAAATTGAGTGATTTATTCAATTTTGCACTTTTatggattttcttatttatttgcACCATTGTATTGTGTATACATTTCTGCTCTTGTTCTATCAGACAAATTTATGTGACACCCTTTAGTTGTGCCTCTGCTGCTAAACAAGTGCAAGCTTACTGTTTGGTCTTGATTACATTAACTATGGTGACAAACATTATTATCATTGATTTATTTCCCCTTTATTTTCTATGTCAGGTGTCATTTAAGACACCAAGTAGGTATTGCAAGACAAGCAGAGAAACACTTCAATCTTTGTCAATGAAGCTAAGGAGTTGCAATAATATGCACTTCATTCAGACCATAAAGCATGGTTCAGTTCAAAAAATTCCTAATGTAGATAGTATAGGGAACCCAGCTCTTGTGTTTAAGGATATGAAGGACATACCATCGAAACAAGATGACCATGCTGGATCTACTGATGGTATTTCTGACTATGCTGCAAAGGGAAAAACTGAGTGCCTACCTTTGGCTGAAAGGATAACAAAAGCCTTTGACCATAATAATGTAAGCTATACACCCAAGGATGATGATCAAGATTGTGACTCAGATGATCTCTATATTGGGAGTGAGACATTGAAGCAGATGAAAGGAAGGTgcagaaagaaaaagaaaaaaggtgcttgttttgtttatttggtgccaaaacaagaacaaaatGAAACTCAAGTTGGAGAAGATAACGACCTCGAGGAATCTCTTAGCATTTTGAAGTCAAAACTCTCAAAGAACCGGAAAGGAAAAAGGAAACGGCCTGATCGATCTGTCTCTGATGTCCATATTGTGGTTTCTAACAAATCTGAAGAAACCTCAAGTGAAATGGACTATCAATTGGGCGATGCATGTGTACCTTCTGAAGTAAAAATTGAGGACTCGGAAACAGAACTCTCACAGTGCtgtaatatatttcataatattgaACATTGTTTTAATGGTGATGACACTAATAAAGAATGTGCTTTGACTGAGTTGGAATACCAAACATGGGTATTATCACGTGGTTATCTCCAGACATGTACTCTAAATGCTGAACCTTTGTTTATTCTTCCTCCAAGTATTGGAGAAAATGTGGAGTTTGTTGAAGTAGGTGAGACACAGCCACAATTATACTTGTTGCCTGCTCCagaagatgttgatgaagaaaGTTATGATGGGTATCCTGTTGGTCATGAAAGCTTTTCAAAAGATAGACCTTATCTTGAAGACCAAAGAGTAGACATGTTGAATAAGTTCCACAATGATGCCTTTTCTGGACAGATAGATGATATCTCTGGAGATCAGGTTCAAGATATGGTTTTTGATGCAAATGAAACTGAGGATAACAATGGGATCAATATTCTAAATGGCTTTACTTTGGAGAACAAGACGAACTCTACTTCTTATTCAGAGGCTGTTTTGCTTTCCACTGAGATGACTCCAGATATTGCCTATAAGCTGCCTGAAGACCCAGAATTTTCTATAGAAGCTAATGCAGAAATAAGCCATCCTAAACCCGAGAACAGTATATTATTAACTGTATCCGATGGTGAGCAATCTCTATGTTCTCCTTCTGCTGATGCTGAGAAGAGCTACCTGGAAGAGAATCATCAGATGAGAGCTCCTTTTGAACTCTCACCTCCAAGAATGAAAGCTTCTGGTATTTCAGAGATGGACCATCCTCCTGAGAGGTTGCTTTCAACAAGGAAGGTATACAGTTATTTGTTTACTTGATTCTGTAACTTGTCCCATGtgtaatttttatgaatttgatGATCTTTTCCAGGTCATTTCACCATCATCTCAAGAAAAGCTACAGAAGGCTATGAAAGGCATGGAGTTCACAGAAGAATTGGATGAATACAGTAAGTGCTTTTATGGTCAAATACATGGCTTTAGTTGTTAAAGACTCGTTTTTTGTGGTATTTTGCTCCTTACCTTCTGTGTTAGTGGCTTGTAAGCAGTAAATTCAAGGAGCTCATAACTTATTGTTTGAATGTTCAGATAATACTGGGGATTTGTGCTTCACATTTCTTCTCAAACATGAAATGATGATAACTTTGTTATTGTTAAGTTTCTCTCTGATGTGTGTTGCGATTATTTTAGGGTGCAAGGAGAAATTATACTTCAGAAACAGACAGAAAAATGAAACCTTGCCAGGCAAAGTGGGTTTCCCGGGTAACTCCAATGAGGAACGGGAATGCAAACGCAAAGGAAACAAAATCACTATAAGCTCCAAACAGATTTATAAAAAGCACTGTAAAGATTGGAAAGGTTCTCAACCAAATTCGAATCAGAagatttctcaaaattttcattctccATCAGGACTAAGCACAGGGCCTACCTCTATGCAAAGTTGGTCTGAGAGTGCTGTGAAATTCTCACAGCGTCAGATGCAAGACATGGACTGTCTAGCAAAAAAATTAATGCAAGAGTTGAAATCCATGAAGGACATAGTAGAAGGAAGTCTGAATTCTGAAGCAACCCATGCTACAGCTTCACAAATGAACACTGATGAGGTATGTGAACATATCTCTTAAGGCAACTAACTCATTATTGCATCAACTGGTCTGTCTGATACATTTTCTCTTTGATTGGGGATAAGGTTTACTTAACTCTTATTAATTTGACCAAAGTGCTCCCATTTGCATACTTTCTTTattaaggtcttgtttgatctGATGTTATTTGAATAGACAAGTGGTTGTTTCAAATAACCTTGTATGATTTAGTTTATAGAAAATCATGTTATTTCTGTAAAAAGACAGTATGgggtataaatatatgtataaaacaGATTGATGATTGGATAGTGGTTATTTGGAATGAATTCCAAAAATTCCACATAAAAAAGGTTTAAATTTGTCAGTTATGTGTCTGGAGAAAGGGTGGTTAATTGTGCATGGATGCTTCATTTTGTTCTTTTATTAAAGGTTGTTACTGATGCATGAGTGGGGATATATTTATCCTTTTTGATTTGCAGGTAAAAACAGCCATCAAGAGTGCAACAAAGATTGAAGAAAGAACAAAGAAATGGTTATCCATAATGGCGAGGGACTGTAATCGGTTTTGCAAGATAATGGTTCGTTCTTCTTGTCATATCCATCCTCTTAACTGAAGACTGTTTGAAAGTGTTGTTCACCATtgatatcatttaattaattgttacaGGAAAAACTGCATGACAAAAAAGAGTTATCCCCTGAAAGTGTAACtgtgaagaagaggaagattgTATTTGCTGATGAAGCTGGAGGAGTTCTCTGTCATGTGAAGGTCTTGGAAAATGACATGTAgcaaatttatataaacttgaaaattgatttattcatatagatattaaaaattaaagccATTTGTGTGCTATGTAGACTGGTTTGCTCTATGTTTAATGGGTGGAATTCTGAATTGCATGCATAATTATTATTGTGTTGTTTATTACACATTTATTTGAGTGGGGGGTTGATTTTACAGAACAATGTTTCCCAAACTTCTGTAAAGGCAGAGACAATGGCAGGGACATGATGCTTAGAGTTTAAGGAGAGAAAACAGTGTAATAGCTGCTCTAATTCCTTGGCATCAAACATATGCTTCTCTAGTATCATCTCCATCATTGAATCCTTAAAATCACGTTGAGGATCCTTTGAAGATGTCTTCACAACCATTGCATAGTTGTCACTCATTCGACTCCTCCTCCGTCTCTGAATCCTGATCTTCTTTCTGTTTTTAGGACtcttggttgttgttgttggtggTGCTTCTTTCATATAACTCATACCCTCCGGGGAAGAATAATCAATgacattcttcttctttttaataTTCCCTCTCGGTTTATTTGGTGTCTCTTTCCCGATGAGAAAGTTGGGTATTGGAGTAGAAGGTGGTGCTGGTGGTGGTGGCGGGTAGGAGATTTCGATAGTTTTGGGAGTTGGAGATTTGGGGAATGAGGAGGGGTTCTTGGGACGACATAGATGGAAGGACGAAAGAGAGAATGAAAGCTTAAATTTTTTAGTGTTAGGCATGGTGGTTGGTGGTTATGATTTGAATTGAAAAATCCAGAGGATCTCAcaagcaatatatatatatatatatatatatatatatatatatataatgagatgaGATCATGATTGGGAAACAGATAAGACAAAATTAATGGTAAACGTTTGAATGTGTGATTATGGGGGGTATATAGTCCATGCCAGGCCAGGCCGGCTTATACGTATAGAGTGTTGAAATGGAGAAATGGTCTGAGGATGATTCTTGGAATAAAGGTTGAGATGGACTAAACACGAGAAAGTTGTAGCCAGCTATGTTGAACCATTCgtatcatattaataatatatctgaTGACAATAGTGCAAATCAGGGGTGA is drawn from Impatiens glandulifera chromosome 3, dImpGla2.1, whole genome shotgun sequence and contains these coding sequences:
- the LOC124932676 gene encoding uncharacterized protein LOC124932676, whose amino-acid sequence is MKLRSCNNMHFIQTIKHGSVQKIPNVDSIGNPALVFKDMKDIPSKQDDHAGSTDGISDYAAKGKTECLPLAERITKAFDHNNVSYTPKDDDQDCDSDDLYIGSETLKQMKGRCRKKKKKGACFVYLVPKQEQNETQVGEDNDLEESLSILKSKLSKNRKGKRKRPDRSVSDVHIVVSNKSEETSSEMDYQLGDACVPSEVKIEDSETELSQCCNIFHNIEHCFNGDDTNKECALTELEYQTWVLSRGYLQTCTLNAEPLFILPPSIGENVEFVEVGETQPQLYLLPAPEDVDEESYDGYPVGHESFSKDRPYLEDQRVDMLNKFHNDAFSGQIDDISGDQVQDMVFDANETEDNNGINILNGFTLENKTNSTSYSEAVLLSTEMTPDIAYKLPEDPEFSIEANAEISHPKPENSILLTVSDGEQSLCSPSADAEKSYLEENHQMRAPFELSPPRMKASGISEMDHPPERLLSTRKVISPSSQEKLQKAMKGMEFTEELDEYRCKEKLYFRNRQKNETLPGKVGFPGNSNEERECKRKGNKITISSKQIYKKHCKDWKGSQPNSNQKISQNFHSPSGLSTGPTSMQSWSESAVKFSQRQMQDMDCLAKKLMQELKSMKDIVEGSLNSEATHATASQMNTDEVKTAIKSATKIEERTKKWLSIMARDCNRFCKIMEKLHDKKELSPESVTVKKRKIVFADEAGGVLCHVKVLENDM